In Methanofollis aquaemaris, the genomic window TGCCCGCCGGGAGAAGAACCGGCAGCGCCAGGACCGGGCGCGGGCGGTTTGCGCGGTGATGCCAGCGATCGCCGAGAAGGTCGCGGAGATCGTGGACAAACCGGTCCCCGACATCTCGGCCCTGGAAGGGCGGATCATGCGCAAGGTCGTCGCAAGGAAACAGGTCCACGACGGCCGTGTCGTCATCGAGGTGAGGAACCATACCGATCAGGCGGTCGACCTCACGATCTACGACCTCTCCCCCGACGCCGGCGAGGACGCCGTCCCGGCGCCGTCGTTTGCGAGCGGGGCCGACGGGGAGTACACCCGCGTCTGGAACTGCACCCTGCCGGCAGGCGAGCGGTGGCAGGCGGCGTATGCCGGGAGGGGCGGCGGGTTCGTCGACCTCAAGGGTGTGGACGACAGGAAAAAAGTGGTCCTGCCGTTTGTGTAGGGCCTGTCTCTCTATTTTTGGCTGTGTAGATTCAGACTGATCGACGTGCCTTCCCATACGCTCGCACCGGGGGCGTTGCCCCCCGACTCCCGGGATTGCAATTGGGAGGGAAGGCAGACGAGAGATCTTGAAGAGACAATTGCAGTCCCCTATCCTGACGCCGGAGGGCGGCAAGCCCCCTTTATACCGGTCACTCCAGATGATCTCTCCGGAGCCGGCATCTCCCTGATTCTTCAGACCCATATTTTTATACCCTCCACGCTCGTCCCATGAGACGATGGATATCGTCTTCCTGATCAAGGACCTGATCAAGACCAGAGACCCCCAGGCATGGATAAACCGGAGGTTCAAGGACGAGCACCGAGTTCCGGTGGACTTTCGGGTATTCAGGACGATCTCGACCCATGAAGGTACTGTGTATGCGCTCTCCCCTGAGATCCAGACGGTCAGCGATGCGGCGGTGCGGTACCGCCTCTCTGAGATCAGAAAGGACGATATCGTCATCGACATAGGGGCCAATGTTGGGGGGTTCTGTATCCCGGCCGCCCGGCACTCGGCGCATGTCTATGCGGTCGAACCGATGACCACCGAAGAACTGCGCCGGAACATCGCCCTCAACGGTGCCGATGTCACGGTGATCGAGGCGGCCCTCGGCGACGGGACCGAGCAGGAGATTGCCTGGCGGGACGAGGTCCGACAGGTTCCGACGATGACGCTTGGTCAACTCAAGGAGGTCTGCGGCGGGTGCGACATCCTGAAGTGCCACTGCGAAGGGGCGGAGTGGTCCATCAGGCCCGAAGAACTGGAGGGAATACGCCGGATCGAACTGGCCTACCACCCCGAGAAGCAGACCGGGGCGGACCCTGAGGAGCTGCTTGGCTCCATCAGGTCGAGGTACGTCACCGAGTGGGAGGAGGTCGACGGACATGCCCTCCTCCATGCCCGATGGGTGGATTAATCCGTACCGGGACGCAAACAGTGAGAGTACGAAAGGTCGGTGATGTGGCGATGAGAGGTCAGGTGGAGACAGAACAGAAGGCTGCAGAGCGGCTCTATGCGATCGCAGAGCGGTGGTATGGGCAACTCAACGAGGGGCAGATCCCCTCGATCGCCCTCCCGACCAGGACCAAGCAGAATATCGAGTACGATGATGGGAGCGGGGTCTGGAAGTACGGCGATCGGGAGAGTGTCAGGTCGGCCCAGACAGCGAGGGGGGCGGTCCACCTCCTGAAGATGGCATATGTCGTCGGGTTCCTGAAACAGCAGCTTGCAGAGAACCGTTCCTCGACCCTGAGGGAGATGTACTACATCTCTGAAGGCTGGAAGCAAGCGAAGTTCGCGGCGCAGGACGAGTCCAACAAACTCGTCGAGGATCTGGAGATCCTCACCGATATCCAGCGCGAGGTCTACCACCTCCGTCCCGAGGAGAATGGCGCCTCGATCTTCGGGCCGATTCGGGTGCGCGAGCAGACCCGCCGGGGGATGCGCGAGCTGCACTGCCAGGACGACGTCGGCGAGACCGGGTACCAGATCCCGAACAATGTCGACGCCCTGGAGTTCGTGGACCATGACGCAAACTTCGTCATCGCTCTGGAGACCGGCGGTATGTATGCGCGCCTCATCGAGAACGGGTTTGACGAAGAGTACGGCGCGGCCCTCGTCCACCTCAAGGGCCAGCCGGCGCGCTCCACCCGTCGGCTCCTCAAGCGCCTCCACGAGGAGTTCAAGCTCCCGGTGATCGTCTTCACCGACGGCGACCCCTGGTCGTACCGCATCTATGCCTCGGTGGCGTACGGCTCGATCAAGGCGGCGCATATGTCGGAATTGCTGGCGACGCCACAGGCGCAGTTTTTAGGGGTGCAGCCCTCGGATATCCGGGACTATGACCTGCCTGCGGATCATCTCTCCGACCAGGATGTAAATGCGTTGAAGGCGGAGCTGACCGATCCGCGGTTTGCGACGGAGTACTGGCGGGAGCAGATCGGGCTGCAGCTTGAGATGGGGTTGAAGGCGGAGCAGCAGGCGTTTGCGAGTCAGGGGTTGGATTTTGTGACGCGGGAGTATCTGCCGGCACGGTTGAGTGAGATGGGAGTGTTGTGATTGGTCTATATTAATAAAAAAAGGGATCGAATATGAATCGTTCTCCTTTATCTTGGAAATCATATCTGGATGATATAAATAATGTTGATTCTTTTATGACCCGATATTACCACTATCTGCGGATTGTAATGGTTCAAGATGCAATTAAATATCTGCAGAATAATAATTTCTCAATACAAAACTGTCTGGATATTGGGTGTAATCGCGGATACTATTCTGCAATCTTTGGGGATCTTGGGGCACAGGTTGATGCTGTCGATCCGTACCTCCGTTCCGATCTGGTCATACGTCATCCTAATGTAACATATCACAAGGCTGATTTTTTAAAATGGACGGTGGACAAGAAGTACGATGTTATTCTTTTCTTTGAGGTATACGAACATATTCCGCCAGAATCTCGTGAGATCTTCATAGAAAAAATAAAACAGTCCCTGAATCCTGGAGGAATAATTCTATTCAGTGGTCCCAATTGCATCTCTTTATTTTACTCTGGAGGATTCATCAAGAGTTTAATCCCTCGAATCCTGGGAAAAATTCCAGAGATTGACTGGCATTACAAGATCCCATTTTTTTTCTATCGAAAATTGTTTAAGAATGATGAATCTCAGATAATTTCGTGGCAGACAAATGGAATTACGCTGGTTTTTTCCAATAAAATTGAATTAATGCTTGGTAAATCCTGTACTCAGCGATTATTAAATTTAGATCGATGTGTGTCTAGGCTGACATCTGGGTTGGGTGCAAATTATTTTTGTATAGTCCAGATGAAATGATGGTTTGTAACCTGTGACATGATTATGCATAGTAATGTTGTGTGGTCAAAATACAGCATACGCCGGAATTCTAGAATAGAGGCAATGAATGATAGGTGTTTATTATCCCGATCTCTCTCCAGTTGAAGAAACATTTCGACTCTTCAAGATCCCATGGGAGTGGTACGACCCCGCGCATACCTATGACGTGGTTATCGCCCGCAGAGGAGAGGTTGAGACAGCCGGTGCCTATCTTGTCGACCTCTCTGAGAAGGACTATTTTGCCGAGATTGCGCGGATCTTGAGCGAAGGTCTCCCTCACTGCCATGAGCCAATGGTCGAGATCCTCATCGACGAACTGCGCCAGGTCCTGAAGGAGCACACCCTCCTCGTGGAAATCCCCCCGGTGCCGTGGGGCTACTCGTACACTGTTGCCCTCACCCATGACGTGGACATCACCTCGGTGCGGGAACGGCGCTGGGTCTCGGTCGGGTATGCGGTGTACCAGTGCCTGCGGAAAGGCATGGTGAGGGACGCTGTGCGGATCCTCGGTGCGAAGTGCGGGATCGGAAAAGATCCATGGAATTGCTTTGAGGAGTGGATGCGGCTAGAGGAGGATCTCGGCGTGCGCTCGACATGGTTCTTCCTGCCTGAGAAGGGGAAGGCAGGGGAGGGTGCGCCCGCGATCCGGGCTGGGTACTATGACCTCGACGCTGAGTTGATCAAGAGGTTGACTGACGGCGGCTGGGAGGTCGGGGTGCACGGCCTCGACAACTGGCGGGACGCCAGTGCGGCGCGGGAAGAGTTGCAAAAGGTTTCAGACCTCACTGGTGCTACGGTGGGAACGCGCGTTCACTGGCTGCTCTTTGATGAAGATTCCTGGAAGAAACTCGATGAGGCGGGATATGTCTATGACTCGACGTTCGGGTACAACGACGACGTGGGCTTCAAGGCCGGGACGATGCAGCCTTACCGACCGCAGGGGTGCGAGCGCCTGCTGGAGGTGCCCTTGATCATTCAGGATGGCGGCCTCTTTGGGGGGAAGACCTGGAACTCGTCTGATGACGGAGGCCGTGGGGCATGCCTCTGTCTCTCTGAGGAGGAGGGGATGCGCCGGTGCGAGGAGGTGCTGACGTATGCGAAGCAGTATGGGGGTGTCGTCACCCTCCTCTGGCACCATGTGAGTATGGCGGCACCGAAGAGGTGGGGCGAGTTTTATCGTGTCCTGGTGGGGAAGGCGATCGTGGACGGGGCGTGGGTGGCACCAGAAAAGGAGGCGGTACAGTGGTTTAATGCTCGTTCAGATGCTGTTATCCACACCGAACACGTACCTGATGGTATCAGAATCCGCGTACCTGGTATCGGACTGGATTCATCTCTTCCTCCAATGAGGATACGGATCCACACCAATGGAGCGGATCTTGGTAAAATAAACGGTGATTATATTGAGGGAGCGCAATATAGTGATCTGCGGTGTTCATCTTTGGATATTCTGGTGAAAGTGCATGAAGGTACTGCTGACTGATGGGAATTACAAACATACCCTTGCTGCTGTCCGTTCTCTTGGTAAGTGGGGGGTGGAGGTTGGTGTCGTGTCGCATATCCCCTGCAGTGTCTCTTTCTGTTCTCGATACTGTACGTATCGGTATCATGCCCCGGATCCGAAAAAAGACGCATCATATGCCCAGAGGATCCTTGATATTGTTAAACAGGATCACTATGATGTTCTTCTCCCTGTCAGTTATGCCGCGGTCATGCACCTCTCCGGGATCAGGGATGAACTGGAGCACTTTGTACACCTCCCGATAGCCGATCCCGTCGCCCTTGACCTTGCCGGTCATAAGGATGAGACCATTAAAATTGCGGAAAAAGTCGGCGTTCGTGTTCCTAAGACCTATTATCCCCACAATATTCAGGAAGTCAGGGAAATTGCGGAAGAACTGCGATATCCTGTTGTTGTGAAAGGCGCCGAGGAGGCAGGATATGTCGGCTATGCAAACACGCCAGAGGAACTGATCTCCCGGTTTTCGTCGATATCAGAGTATCTACCGATCGTGCAGGAGTATATCTCTGGCGATGGCTACGGGTTCTTTGCCCTCTATAATCACGGAGAGCCGCGGGCAATCTTTATGCACCGGCGGATCCGTGAGTACCCGGTCACCGGCGGACCAAGCACCTGTGCGGAGAGCGTCTTCGATCCTGAACTGAAGCGGTGTGGTATGGCAATGCTGAATGAACTCCGGTGGCATGGCGTCGCCATGGTCGAGTTCAAAAAGGACGCACAGAGCGGGGAGTACGTGCTGATGGAGATCAATCCGAAGTTCTGGGGGTCGCTTGACCTTTCCATTGCCTCTGGTGTGAATTTTCCCCATCTTGCATGCAGGATAGCACTGGAAGGAGATGTAGAACCTGTTTTTGAGTATAAGGTCGGCACGAGGTTTCGGTGGCTCTTTCCTGGAGAACTATTCCATGGGATGACGAATCCCCGCGCGATACCACAGATTGTGCGGGAATTTTTCGACGGCAGCACGAATACAGATGTTGAACTGACCGACATCGTGCCAAACGTCGTGGAGATTGGGATGGCTGGTGCTGAGTTTATCCTTAGGGTGGCTCAGGGTCGTTTCTGGAGGGCTCATGGACAGGTTCGTCGCTGACTTTCATATCCACTCTAGATACTCTCATGACTCTTTCATGCGTCCGGAGAAAATCCTCGCCGTCGCAAGGGAAGTGGGGCTGGATGTGGTGGCGATCACCGATCATAATTCCATTCAGGGTGGACTGGAAGGTAGAAAATATCAGGAGAGGTCTGGGATCCAGGTTATTGTCGGCTCGGAAGTTAAGTCTGATGCTGGGGATATCATCGGGCTCAGTATAGAGGAGGAGATCAGATCTCGCGCGTGGAAGGACGTGATTGACGAGATCAAAGGACAGGGTGGGATTGTAGTCCTGCCCCATCCCTATCGAAGTCATCATTCGATTCAGGATCTTGCGGAGGCTGTTGATCTGGTTGAGGTATGGAATGCTCGAAGTACGCCAGAACAAAATGCTCAGGCTCTGGAACTGGCATCAAGACTCGGGAAAAAGGGCCTCATGGGAAGTGACGCTCACCTTTATCGTGAGATCGGAAGCGTGAAGGTAGCCTATGAGGATGATTCCTGGGTTCTAAATGAAACACTCTGTGCAAGATATGCCAGCACGCGGGATATCTGCTCCAGCCAGGTCATTGGACATATGCGGAAGGGAGAATTCCTTTCTTTGATTCTGGAGGGCGGGAAATGGGTGGCAAGAAAGGTTCTCTGATGGTGCTTTCGGACCACTATCTCACCTTTGTAA contains:
- a CDS encoding FkbM family methyltransferase, which codes for MDIVFLIKDLIKTRDPQAWINRRFKDEHRVPVDFRVFRTISTHEGTVYALSPEIQTVSDAAVRYRLSEIRKDDIVIDIGANVGGFCIPAARHSAHVYAVEPMTTEELRRNIALNGADVTVIEAALGDGTEQEIAWRDEVRQVPTMTLGQLKEVCGGCDILKCHCEGAEWSIRPEELEGIRRIELAYHPEKQTGADPEELLGSIRSRYVTEWEEVDGHALLHARWVD
- a CDS encoding DNA topoisomerase IV subunit A encodes the protein METEQKAAERLYAIAERWYGQLNEGQIPSIALPTRTKQNIEYDDGSGVWKYGDRESVRSAQTARGAVHLLKMAYVVGFLKQQLAENRSSTLREMYYISEGWKQAKFAAQDESNKLVEDLEILTDIQREVYHLRPEENGASIFGPIRVREQTRRGMRELHCQDDVGETGYQIPNNVDALEFVDHDANFVIALETGGMYARLIENGFDEEYGAALVHLKGQPARSTRRLLKRLHEEFKLPVIVFTDGDPWSYRIYASVAYGSIKAAHMSELLATPQAQFLGVQPSDIRDYDLPADHLSDQDVNALKAELTDPRFATEYWREQIGLQLEMGLKAEQQAFASQGLDFVTREYLPARLSEMGVL
- a CDS encoding class I SAM-dependent methyltransferase → MVQDAIKYLQNNNFSIQNCLDIGCNRGYYSAIFGDLGAQVDAVDPYLRSDLVIRHPNVTYHKADFLKWTVDKKYDVILFFEVYEHIPPESREIFIEKIKQSLNPGGIILFSGPNCISLFYSGGFIKSLIPRILGKIPEIDWHYKIPFFFYRKLFKNDESQIISWQTNGITLVFSNKIELMLGKSCTQRLLNLDRCVSRLTSGLGANYFCIVQMK
- a CDS encoding polysaccharide deacetylase family protein, whose amino-acid sequence is MIGVYYPDLSPVEETFRLFKIPWEWYDPAHTYDVVIARRGEVETAGAYLVDLSEKDYFAEIARILSEGLPHCHEPMVEILIDELRQVLKEHTLLVEIPPVPWGYSYTVALTHDVDITSVRERRWVSVGYAVYQCLRKGMVRDAVRILGAKCGIGKDPWNCFEEWMRLEEDLGVRSTWFFLPEKGKAGEGAPAIRAGYYDLDAELIKRLTDGGWEVGVHGLDNWRDASAAREELQKVSDLTGATVGTRVHWLLFDEDSWKKLDEAGYVYDSTFGYNDDVGFKAGTMQPYRPQGCERLLEVPLIIQDGGLFGGKTWNSSDDGGRGACLCLSEEEGMRRCEEVLTYAKQYGGVVTLLWHHVSMAAPKRWGEFYRVLVGKAIVDGAWVAPEKEAVQWFNARSDAVIHTEHVPDGIRIRVPGIGLDSSLPPMRIRIHTNGADLGKINGDYIEGAQYSDLRCSSLDILVKVHEGTAD
- a CDS encoding carboxylate--amine ligase, producing the protein MKVLLTDGNYKHTLAAVRSLGKWGVEVGVVSHIPCSVSFCSRYCTYRYHAPDPKKDASYAQRILDIVKQDHYDVLLPVSYAAVMHLSGIRDELEHFVHLPIADPVALDLAGHKDETIKIAEKVGVRVPKTYYPHNIQEVREIAEELRYPVVVKGAEEAGYVGYANTPEELISRFSSISEYLPIVQEYISGDGYGFFALYNHGEPRAIFMHRRIREYPVTGGPSTCAESVFDPELKRCGMAMLNELRWHGVAMVEFKKDAQSGEYVLMEINPKFWGSLDLSIASGVNFPHLACRIALEGDVEPVFEYKVGTRFRWLFPGELFHGMTNPRAIPQIVREFFDGSTNTDVELTDIVPNVVEIGMAGAEFILRVAQGRFWRAHGQVRR
- a CDS encoding PHP domain-containing protein, producing the protein MDRFVADFHIHSRYSHDSFMRPEKILAVAREVGLDVVAITDHNSIQGGLEGRKYQERSGIQVIVGSEVKSDAGDIIGLSIEEEIRSRAWKDVIDEIKGQGGIVVLPHPYRSHHSIQDLAEAVDLVEVWNARSTPEQNAQALELASRLGKKGLMGSDAHLYREIGSVKVAYEDDSWVLNETLCARYASTRDICSSQVIGHMRKGEFLSLILEGGKWVARKVL